Part of the Quercus lobata isolate SW786 chromosome 6, ValleyOak3.0 Primary Assembly, whole genome shotgun sequence genome, TTTCTCGAACAATCAATGAAACCTTGTCCGGACGTACCATAGGATGCTCGGCAGTTCAGGAAATATCACTACCGAGCATATTAacctgagttggaaccaagttccaaagcCATAATCGCCACgttccactctcacctaaacatccacttacaacggataatattggaccttcaattgcactaacaatggcagtaatcatgatctccccactaactcaaagctataaataggagaagttGGGAAAGAAATaggggttcagaaaaaagggagaaaaaacaGTCATTTAGGAAGGGAGAGGGGATATTACTCTGAGGTTAAGCCCAACAGTCTCATTTCCGGCGTGCACAATATTAAATAttggtgggtcgggtcgggtttggcgggtttgtaattttatgacccaaacccaacccgacctgctataaattttttttttgtaacccaacccaacccaccaagtcTTAAAAACCGACCTAACccggcgggtcgggttgggtcagaTCAGGTTTGGCGGGTcagtgggttttctgcacacccctaatttTAGGTgttgttttttaggttttcctcttaaaattctgtcatgtgactacttaacttaaaaaatacacttccattcATGAGAAGAAAGccacatgacagaatcttaaaaaaagaacctaaggaacagcacctaagtactgtactcGCTTAGTAAATAAACCTAATTATCTAATGCAACTTTATAGACAATTCCATTAGATtattggtcataaatttttatcCCCTCAAACTTGTCTTCAATATTTTTAGTGGGagtgcaatttttttcttcaactttaaTGTGGACGTACGAGGGAATTCCAACAACATAAAATTGATCAATGAACACACTATAGTAGTGGAGGTTAAAGCAATACTCATTAGTAAACTTAATTTTAGTATCTCATTTATAATTCTGGTTTAAGGTagaaagaaatttctttataaatgaaaatttataataCTAAATACAAATATCACTATGTTCAAAACTCAATTCCCATAACTCAAACTTCTAACCTATATCTCATAtcatattctctatttttctcttaacTTGCTCAACTTCTTTTTAGCTTTTACAATTGCACATCAAATTGTCACATTGGCTCTTTcttaacaaatcaaataaagttTGGTTTaggtaaaaatattttgttcttaatttgtTGCATCAGAGAACTTCAAAATGTTGATAGGTCATGAGTGAATGAGAAATTGACTCATAAAATGGCCAATTGAAGATGGTTTTAATTGGTACAATCCATGAGTCCCACATAGGAAGAAACTGgacttttataaataaataaataaataaatatatatatatatatatatagagagagagagagagagagaggtccaTAAGGGCTGTCCTAATATGTTATACTCCCTTAATGCTCGGTATTGTTTGGATTTGCTTACTTCCGCCAATGTGTTGTGCTTGGCTATCCATTAAGCACTAGACTAATCAAAACAGTTTCAAACATAGAGAgtgcaaaatcaaaataaatacaaatatagaGGATGTGGTTGAGTTGCCAATTTGGCACTTAACAGGCATGGTGCATtgtatgtgagcaaatcataaAGATGCATAACATTTGGGATCATATTAAAATTCATTTGGGaatcatcttaaaattttgaaattttaggagaaacaatttagtttttgttttatttgtttaaattattattttttaaattccaacccaacccaattaaatcCATGGATAGCCgcattttcatttatattttccCAGTTTTTATAGTAATGCGACCTTTAAACCCTTAAACCTCCGAGTCCGACTATCAATTTGTATCTATTTGAACATTTAATGCGATCAATATTCATTCCCCCAAAGCGACCAACCTCTGAACTGTTATAGTGTGATAAAAGATGGGAGAAGGGTTTCAACGCCAATGATTTATTAAAATGTGTGTGGTAATGATGGTGAaggttattaaattttattgaacatTACCGTCTTTGGTTTTCTTTCGTAGTGCAGCAGAAGATGAAACAAGCCACAGTTGGCCCATTGCCCGGTGTTACTTAATATATTGCTGGATACAAGGTCAATTGATTCTATCttttaaagaaattgaatttatagcttcatgtttttttttgtacttagcATTCAATAATTAAGTCTTCGTATTTGAGATTGGACGCTAATATGGATATTGTTGGTAAAAATATGTTGTAGGTTTGGTTGTGAATTGTTTGATTGACCATTATCACTTAATGAATAGTTGATGTTGTTGCTTTTATGAAAAGGGAACTGATTACAAGGAATTTATTTATGACTTTGTGGTATATTATTTGACCACAGATAAAGTGAAGGGGATTACAGTGACTTGTGTTATATTTATGGCTTAATTGATTGATTCACCCCCTTCCCCTATTTTGCTCGCTGACATTGAATTGTTAAGTTGCAGATTGTGCATCAGCCTCGCATATATGTCCTAGACACTCCGGGTGTATTAATGGTTCCATCTATCCCTGACATAGAGACAGGACTAAAGCTAGCTCTTGCAGGTATCATCCTCTTACAAATAATTTCTCTTAGTTTCTTAAGAGACTTCTCTATGATTaatatagagaaaaataagtttAAGGAATGCTTTTTAAGTTTAAGGAATGCTAATTCTTGCTTGAAAGATCATATTTGTAAACAGAAAAAAATAAGTGACCCATCTCTcaaattacttataaaaaagtTGTGGCCTTCTTACCTATTCATAAATGTATTATTGTATATGTTTTAAAGAGTTAGTTACTaacctttttttataaatattttattgggaACTAgtattgtttatttaataatgtattatataaattattgattaagaattaaattactaatttggtCCACTTACTATTAGATTTATAGACGTTATTACTAAATTCTTAAAAACAAGTTAATTACATTCTTGATAGTTATTTTAAAAGTGAAAATGATTGTCATAAAGGTATGCATTGATCCCACCAATTCGACATACTTAACCCAATCCAACTTAATATGCCATTTCAAATTGGTTTATTTGTGGGTTATAGATTAAAttgcttccccccccccccccccccccctcccttaaaaaaaaaaaaaaattgaattaggtTCAGATTAgcaaaattttaatacaaaaatccaactcaacaagattttgaaaaatatatgaatttttttataaatattttgatattttttaaaattagttaGTTCGATATAGATCCCTCTTGGAAGTGCTGTGTGGTTAAAAGTCTTTCAAAATGAGTGTTGCTCTTACCCCTTTCCCCTTCctatataagtaaaaaataaaaataaaaaaaggtttagttcaaatttgaaagatTAGACTTAATCACAAAAGATTTAGTAACAAAgtgaaaatttaatgaaaaaccTCTTTAtgggtttcagttaactcaattggtaaaatctctgaaagttgaataagaaatttagggCTCAATCCCCGCTTACATAAAAAATCGATTGATGTTTCGGTttttataggttgaaactctataaaattaaaaaaaaaatagcatagaCTATGACCTCCTTTTATTTAGAGGAAAACTATAAAGTGGTGACATAAAAGTTAATTTAAAAACTATAAAGTGGtgacataaaaattaattaaaaaaaaaatcaatgaacatCTTTCCTCAAACACACTCGAGCGATAAACAAATGAGGCTTTTGTTCTTTACTGATTTACTTGAGCTTGTCTCTTTCTTGATATTAAGATATGATATACTCTTTTGTGCTCTTCTAAAAAACAGATTTTACCTTAATTAGTTTAatgattcaaaatttaaaaatatagcagcaaatttgaattcaatACAAGTAAAAATCATGACTCATGAGTCAACACTAAAATTTGTTGGTGTATTTTGCATCATtaaatttggttgaattttagtTAATTTCAGAGTTCTCAAAGGTGAAGAAGTTGGGCTGGGTTTTTATATTCCAGCCCAACCCAATTTCGATTCCATGGACAGCCCATTTTCAACTATTTTTTTGTAGTACTTTATCCACCGGTAGCTCCACTACCAAGGAAGTAGCCAGTAGCCACCACCAAAATTCGGTGAGTTAAAAAAAGAGACACTGTTCCTTCCCAAACGGCAAAACCATACAACATTTTATTGTTTGTGTGTTATATTATGggcttgaaattgaaattgaaattgggTTTCAACGCCGGTGGTGGTGGGGGTGGGCCCATCAGAGACACGCGGGTGTTGTCGTTGAAGTCCGCATTCCCTTCTTCTCcgccaaaaaagaaagacttggACAACCTAACAAACGTCATCAAGATTGCATCGCCATTAAAGCCCATAGCAAAACCTCTGTGCACAAGGTTTGTTATTAGTGAATATAGCGCGCTAACAACCTGTCAACCACGGACACCTCGAGTTCGTGTCCGTGTCGGACACGCCTGGACACTCCACGCGTGtcctctttgttttttgttaggAGGATTCTTTTTGGGAGGTTGAAATTCAATTGATTCGATTCCCTCACCATGTAAAAAATGACTCAATAGGCtcattacataaaaaaatctgtTATAGCCAATGATGcaatttaaacattcattttaaattacaaattttactaaaaacgTTGTCATTTCATAGATCTTATTGTTtgatgattatatatatatttttgaaagaattaaacATATATCATGTTTAAACTGTTTAACTTGCTAAAAGATTTGGACCGAattattagcttattttcaCAAACTGAAGTACAAAATTTACTAAGAATAAATCTTAAGGACTAATTTGACAATTGAAGTAAACGTCAAGAGactaaaattgaattttagcattttttttatttaaaaaaaaattcatttgattttagacatgtttttaaaaattttgacagtaattatttatttttacaacttaaactaaacataaaatatgtctATAGATATGAAGAtatattattcatttaattaattcttTGTTGTATCAATCCtgtcctaatttttcaagagtCATGGTGTTTTCGTGTTCTGTCCTATATTGTCTGTTTCAATGTCTGTGCCAGTGTCAATCCGTGTCTTTGTCCACTCTCTCTAATATTTTAGAATGTGTGTGGTGATGATGGTGTTTTATAATGGTTCATGTACCAAAAGCTTCTTGAGCTAGTGGAGTTCAAGCCGAAGGAAGTGATTTCAAGGGAAGCTACTCTACTTATTTTCATGGTTGGCGTTCCTAACGTTGCCAAGTAggttttaattaattcaatccATCAAATTGCATTTTCTTGCTTTCCTGGTTAgctgttactatttttttgctAGATTATGTAGTTTGAATGTCATTGTCTTTAAATGGAACTATGGGGAAGTTTactaaattttattgaacaataACTGCTTTCGTTTTCTTTCATAGTGCAGGAGAAGATGAAGCGTGCTACTGTCGTCCCACTCCTGGTGTTACTCAAGATATTGCTGGATACAAGGTGAAGAGATTCTGTGTTTTATGGTTTATTACCTTAGAAAGTAAAGAGAGACTGAAATTCTAGTTTCATGTGTCTTTCACAGTTGATGTTGTTGCTTTTATGAGAAGCAAACTGATTGCAAGGAATTTATTTCTGACTTAATTGGTTGATTGCCCCCACCCCCCAACCCAATTTTGCTAACTGTCTTACtaattcttattaatttttttacttttgattttcttttttagctggCAAGCATTTGTAGGTTTACATGAATAGGAAAATAAACTACCTGGTTTAGGTATCTGTTTTTATTGCCAAATTGTGGTCTTTggtgtttggtttatttggagtttgttgGGTGATGTTGAAGAATGTTGTTGAGTTGTTAGCTTGCTGGCCTGGTTGTTTTTGTCATCATCGGAATGGGAATTTGTGGATGGTTGCCCCCACATTGTTTGATGTGTTGCTTATGGAGAGAGAGGAACTATTGGAATTTTGAGGATACAGAGAGAGCTTTGCATGATCtcaaattatttatctttagaACCTTGTTGGACTGGATGTCAGCTTTGCATAGTCAGCCATTATGTTCTGTTTTTGATTTGATAGATTCATGTGTATAGTTGGGCCACACTATTTTTTTGATATCAACAAATTTGCAttacttatataaaaagaaaagtttgtaaCAAGCTAGTTTTTGCATTTTAGCTTTTCTTTACACTTTTTTAAATCCTcactttttctcactttttcaaaatacaagtatattttagtatacttttaacaaaaagttttcagcaaaaaattaaattagttatTCCCAAACGAACACTAAATCAGTTGCATAAACTTTATTTAAAGACATGTTTTTAAGGTCAGGCTAAATCATCAATCATTTgcctctttccttttctttttaaaatcttattttttattctatctaCTGTTTCCTTTCTCCCTTTGTTGTTGATCTACTGTTGAATTCTTTTGGTTCAACATCTATGTATGTTTAAATGCTGACATTGAATTGTTAAGTTGCAGATTGCACATCAGCCTAGCATATATGTCCTAGAAACTCCGGGTGTATTGGTTCCAAGTATACTTGACATAGAGACAGAACTGAAGCTGGCTTTTGCAGGTATCATGCTCTTGCAAATAATTTCTCTTTAGTTTCTTGTGAGTATGTGAATGTGCACAAACATATACACACAGCTACCTGCATgcttttttagttttagatgtGCTAATCTTGCTTGAAAGATCAGTGTTGTAAACATTCAAAAATGAGTGACTCTACAATCACGATTAAGGGAAGTCATAGACTACTCAACCTGAGCTGATTTGGTTGCAATAAAGAAATTGGATTCAGCTTCAGTATATGTGGTTTTTTTGGGGGTTGGGGGGAGTTGTTCAAGTCAACATGAAattacttttgtcacattgtcCTCTTTATTCTATCTGATAATGCTTACCAAATTCTTAAATGCACATGAAGGGTCTGTAAAAGATTCAGTGGTAGGTGAGGAGTGAATTGCACAATACTTGCTGGCAGTTTTAAATACTCAAGGGACTCCCCTTCATTGGAAGCACTTGAACAGTAGGAGACTAGAAGGGATTCAATATGATTCTATGGAAAAACATGAGTATAATCTTAAAGATCTTCGGTCAAAAAGGACGAAGCCGCCAAATGACTCTGATATGCTTTACATTGAGTTAATCTAGGATCGTTTTCATTTAATCGTTTTATCCAGGATGGCCcaaagtattttaaaaatttttgtcacATGACAAGTCTGAAAGGAGACAAACTTAACTATGGGCATAAGAAAAATTATTCCAAGGATGATGTAGAACTGAATGAATTTCGTGATAAGTCTTATCGTTGAGTTATTACACGGGTATGACACCAATTTTGTTCTTCTTACTGGATGGAAAATAATCAgatcaggatttttttttggtgacagTTAGTTTTCTTGTCATGAATGAAGATTAAGTTTTGATAACATATTTTCTGGAATGATTTATAGAGAGCTTAAGTTTCGATAACATATTTTACTTGTTGGTTCTAGACATTCATGTAGCACATAATGAAGTTATTCTGTTCTGCTTACTGTATGAAAGGGGCTTTTAATGACCAgggaaaagaaaggagaatgtAAGTCTAGAAATGTGGGCATATGCTAGGCAGATAGAGTCAATGAACTATGACTTTAGATGTGGTATGCTTAATTTGAAACAAATGAACAGTAGGTTCAGACAAAATAATCTGGTGTTTTTATCTTTAGTTGATGGCTTTTAAGAAGGATGAAGAACTTTTTGGTTATTTGTGACAGTGATGTTCTTTTGTTAATACTTTCTATAGAACtgaaaacttataattttagaTACAAATATCACTCTATTCAATGTTTGTTATACCCCACATTTCTTAGTAACTAAGCTTGTTATTCCACAAAGTCCTTAGTGCCTACcaaaaagaatcataaaacATGAATGTAAGAACAAATACTTGAACATATTAATCCATGGATCTCTCAACTTTATACACAAGAATGTAGTTAGGGTAGTATACAcataacacatttatttatttacacatCTTACTTTGAATGACAATGAcataaatgtttatttttacataaaatacaaaatgaaaaataacatatttatttatttatttacatcacttaaaagcaaattaaataatagaagtatttatttatttacatattgTAATCCAAATTGTAATGAAGAAATGCTTACGAATTATGGAAGGAACTTGTGACTTTGAATTGAGCAACATTTAGATTCTATTGGTTGTGACTTGTGTTGAACTCCTGAAATGAAATTTGTAGTTATATAGTATATTGGAAACTAGCCGTAAGGATAATACTATGAAAAATGattatacaaaagaaaaataaataaataaaaatttaatatgttcATTTAAGATTTTATGTGTCAATACCTTGCTGCCCAAACTTCGAAACACAATGTTCTAGAAACAAGATTCAATTCCTCCATGAATTAAATAGGATTaaatgtttcttcttcttcttctctctctctctctctctctctctttttcaatcaGTGTggggaaaataaatatttagaaGACTGGTTTAGTTTTGGAAATTCAATTTCATCCAAAAagatctttttggttttaatttaatttgaatctaATTTGGACAAAGAGAGCTTCAgctgtgttttttttatatatttttttttaatttttttttttaaatttatatataaatgaaataggGGGTTGGGTTCAtagcacaaaaaagaaaaaaagaaaagaaagttgtAAAGActatctataataataataggacaaaaatactaataacaagaaaaatctGCCCTTACCTCATCATCTTCTGTTGATAAATTTACGCTACCCTCATCAAGAACAATCTGTGGTACATGAGCGATCTTCTCTACATTTTCTACTCAAGTTAGGACAACCATATATCAACAATTCTGTTAGTTTCTCCATCCCCTCCGGTAGAGATGACAACTTAGGGCAATTGTCAATCCAAAGTGTCTGTAGTGATTTCAAACATGGCAACCAGTCCGGCAAAGCCGTGAAATTTTCACATCCTCCAATCCATAGCAGCTGTAAAGTGTTTGCAAATCCTTGGAGCCATTGGGGCAAAACCTCCAACTTTGGTAAACggaaaaacattaaattttggAGGCTCAACTTGAGATCTTGATTGTCTTCTTCTCCCACTACC contains:
- the LOC115950813 gene encoding short integuments 2, mitochondrial-like is translated as MVGVPNVANAGEDEACYCRPTPGVTQDIAGYKLQIAHQPSIYVLETPGVLVPSILDIETELKLAFAGSVKDSVVGEE